In one Balaenoptera musculus isolate JJ_BM4_2016_0621 chromosome 2, mBalMus1.pri.v3, whole genome shotgun sequence genomic region, the following are encoded:
- the LOC118889684 gene encoding small ubiquitin-related modifier 1-like — translation MSDQAAKLSTEDLGDKKEGEYIKLKVTGQESSEIYFKVKMTTHLKKLKESHCQRQEVPMNSPRFLFEGQRIADNHTPKELGIEGEDVIEVYQEQTGGHSTV, via the coding sequence ATGTCTGACCAGGCGGCAAAACTTTCAACTGAGGACTTGGGGGataagaaggaaggagaatatATTAAACTCAAAGTCACAGGACAGGAGAGCAGTGAGATTTACTTCAAAGTGAAAATGACAACACATCTCAAGAAACTCAAAGAATCACACTGTCAAAGACAGGAAGTTCCCATGAATTCACCCAGGTTTCTCTTTGAAGGTCAGAGAATTGCTGATAATCATACTCCAAAAGAACTGGGAATAGAGGGAGAAGATGTGATTGAAGTTTATCAGGAACAAACAGGGGGTCATTCAACagtttag